From Streptomyces sp. SCSIO 75703:
GGCCGGTCAGACGCGGGCGCCGGCGTCGGCCGCCTCGCGCAGCGGCCAGGCGCCGTCGACGACGGCCGTGGGGTCGCCCTTGCGGCGCAGGTATCCCTGGAAGTCCGCCGCCCACTCGGCGCACCACCGGATCTGACGGCGGTGCAGCTCCGCCGGGGCGAGGGCGGCGACCTTGGGGTGGCGGACGGCTATCGCGGTGGCGAGCCGGGCCGCGGCGAGCGCGTCCGCCCCCGCGTCGTGCGCCGCGTCCAGCTCCACCCCGTACTCGGCGCAGACCGCCTCCAGGTTCCGCTTGCCGCGGCGGTACCGGTCGACGGACCGGTCGATGACGTACGGGTCGACGACCGGGGCCGGATCGCGTCCGCCCAGGCGCTCGCGCAGCGACGGCAGCCCGTACCGGCGCAGTTCGGCGCAGAGCAGGGTCAGGTCGAAGGCGGCGTTGTACGCGACGACCGGGGCGCCCGCCTTCCAGTGGTCGGCGAGCACGCTCGCGACGGCGTCGGCGACCCGGTCGGCGGGCCGGCCCTCGGCCGTCGCGCGCTCGTTGCTCACGCCGTGCACGGCGACGGCGT
This genomic window contains:
- a CDS encoding 3'-5' exonuclease, which translates into the protein MGWHREPLIGFDLETTGTDPHEARIVTAAVIEVRDGAPAGRREWLADPGVEIPADAVAVHGVSNERATAEGRPADRVADAVASVLADHWKAGAPVVAYNAAFDLTLLCAELRRYGLPSLRERLGGRDPAPVVDPYVIDRSVDRYRRGKRNLEAVCAEYGVELDAAHDAGADALAAARLATAIAVRHPKVAALAPAELHRRQIRWCAEWAADFQGYLRRKGDPTAVVDGAWPLREAADAGARV